A genomic region of Dunckerocampus dactyliophorus isolate RoL2022-P2 chromosome 8, RoL_Ddac_1.1, whole genome shotgun sequence contains the following coding sequences:
- the myog gene encoding myogenin, which produces MELFETNPYFFPDQRFYEGGDNYFPSRLPGAYDQVGFQDRNSMMGLCASLSGGVGVTPPEDKPSPSSLSPQSEPHCPGQCLPWACKLCKRKTVTMDRRRAATLREKRRLKKVNEAFDALKRSTLMNPNQRLPKVEILRSAIQYIERLQALVSSFNQQDTEMGQQGLHYRAGQNQPRVSSSSEPSSGSTCCSSPEWSSTPEQCTQSYSSEELLSASESPEHATIQTLSSIVDSMAAADGSLPFPVDIPK; this is translated from the exons ATGGAGCTTTTTGAGACCAACCCTTACTTCTTCCCAGACCAACGCTTTTATGAAGGAGGGGATAACTACTTCCCCTCTCGCCTGCCCGGGGCGTATGACCAAGTTGGCTTCCAGGACAGGAACTCCATGATGGGTTTGTGCGCAAGTCTGTCTGGAGGTGTTGGGGTGACGCCACCTGAGGATAAACCCTCACCGTCCAGCCTGTCGCCTCAATCTGAGCCTCATTGCCCGGGTCAGTGCCTGCCGTGGGCCTGCAAGCTGTGCAAACGGAAGACGGTGACCATGGACCGTCGGAGGGCGGCCACACTGAGGGAAAAGAGGCGCCTGAAGAAGGTCAATGAGGCTTTTGATGCCCTGAAGAGGAGCACCCTGATGAACCCTAACCAGAGGCTGCCCAAAGTGGAGATCTTGAGGAGCGCCATTCAGTACATTGAAAGGCTTCAGGCTTTGGTGTCCTCCTTCAACCAGCAGGACACAGAGATGGGGCAGCAGGGACTGCACTACCGAGCTGGACAGAACCAACCCAGA GTGTCGTCGTCCAGCGAGCCCAGTTCGGGCAGCACCTGCTGCAGTAGCCCGGAGTGGAGCAGCACCCCGGAGCAGTGCACGCAAAGCTACAGCAGCGAGG AGCTTCTGAGTGCCTCCGAATCTCCAGAGCATGCCACCATCCAGACCCTGAGCTCCATTGTGGACAGCATGGCAGCAGCAGATGGATCTCTGCCCTTTCCTGTGGACATTCCCAAATAA